A part of Procambarus clarkii isolate CNS0578487 chromosome 21, FALCON_Pclarkii_2.0, whole genome shotgun sequence genomic DNA contains:
- the LOC123760801 gene encoding zinc finger protein 708-like, giving the protein MSDKLHECQECGKTFRRLGNMENHKMVHTGLKPHVCPECGESFSQPGTLNRHRMAHSGVKTHECFECGKTFTRMEYLNKHKMMHTGEKPLSCDVCGKSFNDRSNMIKHMLVHSGEKPHECPECGKRFSRYDHLKNHRLVHTGDKPYECLECGKKFSTLGTMKKHRMVHTGQKPLRCDVCGKCFSSRSSLINHMLLHTGEYPFRCDVCGKSFRDRSNIGKHLLVHSGEKPYECPECCKRFFRNEHLKNHRMVHTGEKPHECPECGKRFIQLGAMKTHRIMHTSLVSL; this is encoded by the coding sequence ATGAGTGATAAACTCCATGAGTGTCAAGAGTGTGGGAAAACATTTAGGCGTCTTGGAAATATGGAGAACCACAAAATGGTGCATACTGGTCTTAAACCTCACGTGTGTCCCGAATGTGGTGAAAGTTTCAGCCAACCTGGAACTCTGAATAGACACAGGATGGCACATTCTGGTGTTAAAACTCACGAATGTTTTGAGTGCGGAAAAACGTTCACCCGAATGGAATATTTAAATAAACACAAGATGATGCACACGGGTGAAAAGCCTCTCAGCTGTGATGTGTGTGGGAAGAGTTTCAATGACCGTAGTAATATGATTAAGCACATGTTAGTACACTCTGGTGAGAAAccccacgagtgtccagagtgtgggaaaagattctctCGATATGACCATTTGAAGAACCACAGGTTGGTGCATACTGGAGATAAACCTTACGAGTGCCTAGAGTGTGGGAAAAAATTCAGTACGCTTGGAACTATGAAGAAACACAGGATGGTGCACACAGGTCAAAAACCTCTTAGGTGTGATGTGTGTGGAAAATGTTTCAGCAGTCGTAGCAGTCTAATTAATCACATGTTACTGCATACTGGAGAATATCCTTTCAGGTGTGATGTGTGTGGGAAAAGTTTCAGGGATCGTAGCAACATAGGTAAAcacttgttagtgcattcaggtgagaaaccttacgagtgtccagagtgttgcAAAAGATTCTTTCGAAATGAGCATTTGAAGAACCACAGAATGGTGCATACTGGAGAAAAAccccacgagtgtccagagtgtgggaaaagattcattcAACTTGGAGCTATGAAAACACATAGGATTATGCATACAAGTTTGGTCAGTTTATGA